In a genomic window of Urocitellus parryii isolate mUroPar1 chromosome 11, mUroPar1.hap1, whole genome shotgun sequence:
- the Ccnl2 gene encoding cyclin-L2 isoform X3, which produces MNDSLRTDVFVRFQPESIACACIYLAARTLEIPLPNRPHWFLLFGATEEEIQEICLKILQLYTRKKVDLTLLESEVEKRKHAIEEAKAQARGLLPGGAPVMDSAAGFSPAPKLESPKEGKGSKPSPLSVKNAKRKVEGRKKAEADSPVNGLPKARESQSRSRSREQSYSRSPSRSASPKRRKSDSGSTSGGSKSQSRSRSRSDSPPRQAHRGAPYKGSEMRGSRKSKDCKYPTQKPHKSRSRSSSRSRSRSRERADNSGKYKKKSHYYRDQRRERSRSYERTGHRYERDHPGHSRHRR; this is translated from the exons ATGAACGACAGTCTTCGCACGGATGTCTTTGTGCGGTTCCAGCCTGAGAGCATCGCCTGTGCCTGCATCTACCTCGCTGCCCGGACGCTGGAG ATCCCTTTGCCCAATCGTCCCCACTGGTTTCTTTTGTTTGGAGCAACTgaagaagaaattcaagaaatCTGCTTAAAAATCCTGCAGCTTTACACACGGAAAAAG GTCGACTTAACACTCTTGGAAAGTGAAgtggaaaagagaaagcatgCTATTGAAGAGGCAAAGGCGCAGGCCAGGGGCCTGCTGCCTGGGGGAGCCCCAGTAATGGACAGCGCTGCAGGGTTCTCACCTGCCCCCAAGCTGG AATCCCCCAAAGAAGGTAAAGGAAGCAAGCCTTCCCCATTGTCTGTGAAGAATGCCAAGAGAAAAGTGGAGGGCAGGAAGAAAGCTGAGGCCGACAGCCCCGTGAACGG CTTGCCAAAGGCACGAGAGAGCCAAAGCCGGAGCAGGAGCCGTGAGCAGAGTTACTCAAGGTCCCCATCACGGTCTGCTTCTCCCAAGAGGAG AAAAAGCGACAGTGGCTCTACGTCTGGCGGGTCCAAGTCACAGAGCCGCTCTCGGAGCCGGAGTGACTCCCCGCCAAGGCAAGCACACCGAGGTGCTCCCTACAAAGGCTCTGAGATGAGGGGCTCCCGGAAATCCAAGGATTGCAAGTACCCCACCCAGAAGCCACACAAATCCCGGAGTCGGAGCTCATCCCGATCTCGAAGCCGCTCACGGGAACGGGCAGATAATTCTGgaaaatacaagaagaaaagtCATTACTACAGAGATCAGCGGCGGGAGCGTTCAAGGTCATATGAACGCACAGGCCATCGCTATGAGCGGGACCACCCGGGACACAGCAGGCATCGGAGGTGA
- the Ccnl2 gene encoding cyclin-L2 isoform X2, translated as MGQFGNVLWNYMNDSLRTDVFVRFQPESIACACIYLAARTLEIPLPNRPHWFLLFGATEEEIQEICLKILQLYTRKKVDLTLLESEVEKRKHAIEEAKAQARGLLPGGAPVMDSAAGFSPAPKLESPKEGKGSKPSPLSVKNAKRKVEGRKKAEADSPVNGLPKARESQSRSRSREQSYSRSPSRSASPKRRKSDSGSTSGGSKSQSRSRSRSDSPPRQAHRGAPYKGSEMRGSRKSKDCKYPTQKPHKSRSRSSSRSRSRSRERADNSGKYKKKSHYYRDQRRERSRSYERTGHRYERDHPGHSRHRR; from the exons ATGGGACAGTTTGGAAACGTTCTTTG GAACTACATGAACGACAGTCTTCGCACGGATGTCTTTGTGCGGTTCCAGCCTGAGAGCATCGCCTGTGCCTGCATCTACCTCGCTGCCCGGACGCTGGAG ATCCCTTTGCCCAATCGTCCCCACTGGTTTCTTTTGTTTGGAGCAACTgaagaagaaattcaagaaatCTGCTTAAAAATCCTGCAGCTTTACACACGGAAAAAG GTCGACTTAACACTCTTGGAAAGTGAAgtggaaaagagaaagcatgCTATTGAAGAGGCAAAGGCGCAGGCCAGGGGCCTGCTGCCTGGGGGAGCCCCAGTAATGGACAGCGCTGCAGGGTTCTCACCTGCCCCCAAGCTGG AATCCCCCAAAGAAGGTAAAGGAAGCAAGCCTTCCCCATTGTCTGTGAAGAATGCCAAGAGAAAAGTGGAGGGCAGGAAGAAAGCTGAGGCCGACAGCCCCGTGAACGG CTTGCCAAAGGCACGAGAGAGCCAAAGCCGGAGCAGGAGCCGTGAGCAGAGTTACTCAAGGTCCCCATCACGGTCTGCTTCTCCCAAGAGGAG AAAAAGCGACAGTGGCTCTACGTCTGGCGGGTCCAAGTCACAGAGCCGCTCTCGGAGCCGGAGTGACTCCCCGCCAAGGCAAGCACACCGAGGTGCTCCCTACAAAGGCTCTGAGATGAGGGGCTCCCGGAAATCCAAGGATTGCAAGTACCCCACCCAGAAGCCACACAAATCCCGGAGTCGGAGCTCATCCCGATCTCGAAGCCGCTCACGGGAACGGGCAGATAATTCTGgaaaatacaagaagaaaagtCATTACTACAGAGATCAGCGGCGGGAGCGTTCAAGGTCATATGAACGCACAGGCCATCGCTATGAGCGGGACCACCCGGGACACAGCAGGCATCGGAGGTGA